DNA sequence from the Manihot esculenta cultivar AM560-2 chromosome 11, M.esculenta_v8, whole genome shotgun sequence genome:
aCAATAATAACAGACAGGAACCCGGCCGGACCGACCATCGACCCAAACTCCAGAGCACTCAAAATCCCACGCTTTCTTCTGAAATACAGTTACCCACGTGTACAAATCAAAACCGCTCTTTCGTTTACACGTGTCTGCCTTCAATAGGTTTAATCATATTACTTCCTTCCTTCTCTTTATATAGCCCAAAAACTTGCCTCGTATCAGCATTTCATCGCGTGAGCGTCAAAGCCCAAACCAAAAACCATTTAGCTGCAAGCttgatttcaaaaaaaaaaaaacaaaaaaaaacatttagcTGCACTGTAGTTCAAATCTCAGGTCACCGGAAATTGGGATACACCTGCAGGAATCAGTGATCGCCGACATGAATTTCAAGGAAACAGAATTGACCTTAGCCTTACCCGGTGAGTCTCGCTCATTAAAGGAGATTAACGGAGGGAAAACAGGGACTAAACGTGGATTTTTGGAGACCGTTGATCTAAATCTTGGTAGTTCTCGTGCTGATTGTGGCGATAGAGATCGTAATGAGTCGGAAAACGATGTCTCAACTGCGGCCAAGCCTCCGGCGGCGAAGTAATTAGAATCTACACATGCTTTACTTTTATGCAAATTATGTGGTTTCATTAATCAAGTCTCTAATTACGTTTTTCTTTGTAGGGCACAGGTGGTGGGATGGCCGCCGGTGAGAGGTTACAGAAAGAACGCCATGAAAAGCTGTAAATATGTGAAAGTGGCGGTGGACGGAGCTCCATACTTAAGGAAGGTTGATCTTGAAATGTACAATACCTACGAGCAGCTCTTGAGTGCCTTAGAGGACATGTTCTCTTGCTTCCCAATTCGTACGTcttagatttaaaaaattaaaaaataaatcttaaaaaatCTGATGTGGGTAATTTAGTAATTTAAAGAGGGAGACATTATGGTTGCAGGCAATTATTTAAACGACAGAAAAATAGTGAATGGAGTGGAGTATGCGCCTACATATGAAGACAAAGATGGAGACTGGATGATGCTTGGAGACGTGCCATGGAAGTAAGTTTCCAAATATGCCCTTTAAATATCTCGAATCCCTTGTAAttttaattgctctttcaaATTTCTTGTACTTATTCCATCTTTTGTTTTTCAGAATGTTTGTTGAATCATGTAAGCGATTGAGGTTGATGAAAAGCTCAGAAGCAATCGGATTAGgtaagttttaaatttattttattttcttgagaattttatatgattattattaaaatctttGTTAATTGATTTGGGTTTTGGGTGTTGTTTAATGGATGCAGCTCCAAGGACACCATCAAAATGCTCAAGCACAAGTGAGTAAGGGCTTGGAATGAAGGAAACAAGTGGTGTACAGAGGTTTTAGGTTGGAGAGTTTTGATTTTAGGGtaggaaaaaaaatcaaaacaagaGAAAATAAAGAGAGGGGTGCCTGTAATTTTCTGAATATTGCAGTATGGTCCTAGTTAGAGCTATTTGATGTTGTGGGCTTTTTCTCTCCACTTTCGGCCTTTTTTTAACCACACTTGCTCTTTGCCTTTTGAGCAGTCTTCTTCTTCAGCGTTTCCTCCTAGCCGAATGGTTGTTAATCACTCGGTCTTCATCTTTTTGGATTTTCTCACCTTTTCTTATTTATCATTTCTGTCAGTTGACATGATATTCATATGGATCAAACTattgattttgtaaaattttaatttttattccactttttttttttaatcctaGTGCagatttttgaatttaattcgcaAATGTTCACGTCATTGGCTTAAAATTATGGATCTTAATTTTCAACATATAATCAATCAATACCAAAGATTTTCGATTCAAATGTTGTCTTTTTGACTAAAGAGAATTTGACTTCATTTGGTTCCATAAGCAAACGATTTCAACATCCTTTAACAAATTATATTTACATCACCAAGAAATGCAAATCATATGAATTATATTTACCGAAGTGTcgcaaaatatattttatgaattattttcaatttaaatgcaAATTTCCTCTTTTTCCATCACCAAGAAAATTAAAGGTGGATTAGCCCTTTTTGTGTTTTGAGTTTTCTTAATGCTAAAAGTTGGTCAAAATTGAAGAGACAATTTGGTCTAGGCCAAACTAAAAAGGGTTACCTTTCTATATTAAATGTAAATTTGCccaactctttttttttcaattgaaatattaaaaatgtgatGATTAGTGATTCATGATTGTGCCACTTATTATGATTTGGTATAGTTGAGTAATTAAGTTTCTGCctaatcataaaatttaaatcctaACTAATACTATTCCCTTTAATTATTTGTAAAATACCAGAAAAAAAgttcaattaaaatttcaactcgaatatttttaattcataaaaatatttataaatttcattgtttaaatataaatcttttttaattattcaataagttatatttatcaaataatttaatttataaagtaaaaaaaaatgtcaaaggttgaatattaaattgataaaattaaaatttttcaaattttatgcaaaaaaaacttaatatttttagtcataataataataataataaaacttcCCATTCCAATCACAAACAAAAATAACTTGGAGTTAGGCTTGATAAATTTGGTCGGAAAGGCTCTTCCCATCATATCCTAATATGCGTGACATTCGGACTCGTAAGCCTAACGCCCACAAGGCTACAACAACTCTCAGAGAATCAGAAGCTTTTAAGATCAATGGCCGATTGTCTTAATAAAACTCTTGGGCCTTAATTCAGGGGACGGTCCAACCCAGATTACCCATAACTCATAGTTCCACCCAACTCCAGCCTTTCATTTAGTGAAAGACAACTAACaaaacagaagaaaaaaaatgaataaaaagaaatctcatatatatatgaaaatcaAGTTTTAAAAACCCTCTATATATTTATGCCATTTCACTTAGTAAGAATGTTTAAAAATTTGCTATATCTCGGGAAATaagaaaaacaaaagagaaGAGGATGATAGCTTGcagaaactttttttttttaattttttggagCTAGTCTCCTTTTAACTTGTTATACATCTCAATTCCCTAAGGAGTAGATTTTTCTTCCCACTTTCACCTTGATTGGTGGTAGATCCAATTGAAAATAcgagaatttatttaaatttaatacttttCTTACTTTCTCATTTTTTGTTGGCTGGCGGATATGATGGTTATACTTTTCAATTTATATTGTAGTTGGATTTCTTGTGGATTTAATTCTTGGGTTGACTACCTTCTTTATTCAAAATCGATGATGGTTGTTGAGTGataattctcaaaattttatttcttaaaaatgtGATAGGACCATATAAAAAAGAGTCTAATTGAAATTTTCTCGACCTATTGCATATTTAATTCTTGGGTTAACTATTTTCTTTGCTAAAATCGATGATGAATATTGAGTGataattctcaaaattttatttttgaaaaacgtGATAGAGCCATATAAGAGAGAGTTTAATTGGAGTTTTCTCGATCTAAATAAGCCTCTTTTTGTAGTTCTTGGATGAAGCTAGACTTTTTAAGTTTGTATTTTGATTTCATGAAGTTAGGCTTTTTAAATTTGcattttgattttttctttttatgggGGGTTAGCTTCTGTTTTCTCACCAATCATCTCTTTGTTTCTAGACATAGCTCTGATTAGTAGTTTGCATGCTCTTCTTAAGCTTCAATTTGCTTCCTTTTGTCTTTGTGGACTTCAACGGCGAGAGATCGGTCTTTTTCACTAGAAGGCAGGATTGCCTTTTGCCGTGTTATTTTTAGGTCAAGTGTTGGGCCTCTAGAGTTTGGATTTGGATTTCTTTACTTGTTTTATTATAACAGACCTTTACttgttttattatattttattacttaaattaattttataattagttaaaaaaatcttaaaagatatatataaaatatattaatattatatttttttaaataaaaatataaattggatgataattttattatttttagaatttgctaaaaaaatttaaaagaattatttaaattaataaaaatacaattaaattgattttcctcaaacaaatagaatttaaatttatctataaCCTTGCATTTCAATGGATATATTTGATCtttcagaaagaaaaaaaattagtattacatatatatctttaaaaaaaaacttgatattgttgtttaaaaaataaagcttCTTTCAGTTATTAACATCAATGGCAAAAATATTCTAAAGAACAACAAGTTaggaaataatattaataacaaattaCGGTTGGCTTTTTGAAGCAATGTGCAAGATTCATTTGAAAAGAGAAGATATCCTTCCTTGCTGCTTGAGGCTTAAAGGAAAGCCTTTGAAATTCAGTCAAGTGATACCTTGCTACTTCCCTTCTTCTACTCCTCCactaaattttatgtataaacTCATATTTTAACAATTTCTCATGGCGATATAGATTGAATCCTCCCTTAACCCTCCTCTGAAGGTTTTAATTCATTTCCTTGCTTCAATTCTTTGCCCATAGCTTACATATTCCCAATCTTGGTCTATAATGATGGATTACCAAGTTGAGCCAATTCCCAAACACGTTCTTTTTTATCTTCATCTTGCTTAAATTTCAATGTCTGATACTGACATTGAAATCCCAGTTGTTGACAGCTTTGCTGATAATAATGGTGAAGAGGTTCAAGAGAATCTCTTTTCTGTCAAGGTGGGATTTGCACAATCAATGCTTGTTTCAGGAGGACAAGTCATTGTTGAAGTCACCAATGCAGAGGAAGCAAAAATTGCAGAGGAATCAGGAGCTGCTTGCTGTGTTGTTCACCAAGAAAGGCGAATGCCTGATTTATCTATCGTCAGGAAAATCAAACGAGCTGTCTCAATTCCTGTCATGGTGAGGATTCGAGTTGGTCATTTTGTTGAAGCCTGGATTCTTGAAGCAGCAGGTGTAGATTACATAGACGAGAGTGAACTCATGGGCTATGCAGCTAACGAAACCTACATCAGCAAGCAATATTTTCGAGTACCATTTGCTTGCACATGCAAGAACCTGAAACAAGCATTAGCAAGGATTAAGGAAGGTGCAGCTATAATTTGGATCCAGGGAGATCAGGAAGGATCTTTGTTGAATGAGACAGTGGATAACGTGAAGTCAATAATGCAAACGACATCAAACTTGAAAAACTGCAACCAAGACGAGGTTTCTACATTTGCAAAGGAGATGGATGCATCTGATGAACTGGTAAGAGAAATCAGGGAAATGGGTAAGCTTCCAGTTGTCCAAATTGCAATGGGAGGAATTGAGACTCCTGCTGATGCAGCTCTGATGATGCATTTGGGTTGTGATGGGGTGTGTATTAGATCAGAAATCTTTGAATTTGAACACGCCTACAGTTGGAATCCATCGAAGAGAATTCGAGCAATGGTTAAAGCTGTTGAGCATTATGATAATCCACGGGTTTTAGCAGAATGCAGTAATACGGAGGAAGATGATGATACTGAAGATTTGGTCTGATTCTGATTCATCTATTGCGGTCTGCTCCTCTCCACTTAGACTTGGGAAAAATTTCCAGGCTTGTAGGAAGAAAAAATTCTCCATCTTTACTATGTTGCTGTTAATAACATGCATGAGAAGAGCAAGCATTCAAATTCCAGGCCTTAAAACATGACGGGTCTCCAAGATGGGATGCCTGATGCAAATACAAAATATCTAATTCAAATtatatcattattttaaaaaataaaaaatatatccaAATACAAACCGATGATGCTTTTTGTAATAAGATAAGAAATAATTGGGCGTTTTTTTTTTCGTTGAAGTGagtggatatatatatatatagattacaAAGTCTTGTTAAGGCAACTTCTAATAATCATCTATGAATCAATCAGCCTATAATGATGTAATCTTCTATAATTATGTATAGATTATGTTCACACTCTAACCCTCctcctcaagttggatcatagatatttatcatgcccaacttgttagaaAGATATTCTATTCGAGATCCATTTAAAGATTTGGTGAATAGATCATTCAGTTGCTCTCCTGTCTTCACATAACTAGtggagattaaattttcttCAATCTTTTCACGGATGAAATAACAATCAACTTTAATATATTTAGTTCGTTCATGGTAACTGGATTGGAAGTAATGTGAAGAGCAGCCTGATTATCAAACCAAAATTTCAGAGGTGACGCAACATCCATACTAACTTTCTTTAACAGATGATTTATCCACAAAATCTCAAAAGTGGATTAAGTCATGGCTCTGTATTCTGACTCGGCACTGGATCTGGATtctacattttgcttcttactttttcaaaacactaggtttcctccaacaaatacacagtagcctgtagtcgaccttctatcacttttggatCTCGCCCAGTCAGCATAAGAAAAACACTCAAGTGCAGTATACCCATGATCTCTGTAGAGTATACCGAGTCCAGGAGTCCCTGTTAGATAACATAGAATTTGTTCTAGAGCGACCCAATGTTTCACCGTAGGTGCAGACATGAACTAGCTTACAAATTTTACTGCAAAAGCAATATCTGGCCGAGTCATCACCATAAGGTAGTTTATCTTTTCAACCAACCTCTTGTACCTCTCTGGATCATCATAAGAGTTTCCGTCATCTTTTGTAAGACATATATTAGGAATCATTGGTGTGCTACATCGTTTAGCTCCCATCTTCCCAGTTTCTACAAGTAAGTCAAGGACATACGTCCTTTGAGACAAGAAAATTCCCCTTTTACCTTTTGAGATAAGAAAATTCCCCTTTTACTGCTCAAGACTTCGACTCCTAAGAAATACTTAAGTTGACTCAAATCTTTGGTATGAAAACTCGCATGCAAGTAGTTTTGAGAGAAAGAGATCCCTGTACTATCAATCcctgtaatgacaatatcatcaacgtATACAACAAGGAGAATACTACCAGTATCTGAATTTTTATAGAAGACTGAATGATCACACTTTTTTCAATCCAAATTTTTGAACAACTTCACTGAACTTACCAAACCATGCATGGGGACTCTGCTTTAAACCATACAAAGATTTCTTCATATGGCAGACTTTCTCATACTCCCCCTAAGCAACAAACCCTAGTGGTTGCTATATATACACATCCTCTTAGAGGTCACCATATAAAAATGCATTCTTGATATCTGATTGATGTAAAGGCCAATGCTGAGAAGCAGTTAGGGATATGAACAAGCGAACTGAGGTCATTTTTACCACAGGAGAAAaagtatcagaatagtcaatgCCATAGGTTTGGGCATAACCTTTGGCGATAAGATGGGCCTTAAGCCTCGTTATGGAGCCATCTGGATTGACTTTGATGGAAAAAATCCATTTATAGTTCACAGCCATCTTGCCAAAGGGTAAATCAACTAGTTCCTaagtatgattttcatctagAGTCTTAATCTCCTCAAACATTGTATCACGCCATCCAGAATGAGTCAGAGCCTCTTTAACTATCTTAGGCAAAAAAATAGAATCTAGAGAGGCAATTAAGGAGGTAGAAGAAGGAGACAGGTGATAATAAAACAGAAAGTTAGCAACATAATAGATAGATTTACATTATCGTTTACCTTTACGAAGACTAATGGGGAGGTCAAGGTCACTCGGTGGTGGATCTGATGGCGAAGAAAATTCTGGTGCAGGACATGTATCATCAGGTACTGGTCTCCGAGAATAAACTTGAACAACTAACGGTTTAACAGGAGACTGAGTATTAGGAGGAATATTACCATTAGATTGTACAACAGAAAGCATGCTCAAAGAGGTTCTATTATCAGATATGATTCTATAGATGAGCCactcatcatcatcctcttgaTCAGGAGAGGTTTATGCAACAGGATAAAAAGAAACTTGCACAAAAAAGACTACATCTGTTGAGACTAGATACTTGTTGAGGTCTAGAGAGTAATACCGATACCCCTTCTGAAGGTGagaatatccaaaaaaaaaaaacacttcaaAGTTTTAGCATCAAGTTTAGTCACATGAGGTCTAACATCCCGAACATAACAAGTACTGCCAAACAGTCGTGGTTCGAGAGGAAATAATAGCTTTTTAGGAAAGAGGACATTATATGGAGTATTACCGTTTAGTACTGCGGAGGGCATGTGATTAATAAGGAAGCATGCAGTAGAGACAATATCGACCCAAAATTGCTTAGGAGCTTGCATTTGAAACAATAGAGCTCTAGCAGtctcaagaagatgtcgattctTCCTTTCAGCTACCCCATTTTGAGCTGGTGTATCAACACATGACGATTGATGAAGAATACCATGTTGAGTCATATAAGTCTGGAAGGATTCTGACATATATTCTTTAGCATTGTCGCTTCGCAAAATTTTCATAGAAACATTAAATTGAGTCTTGATTTCAGCACAGAAGGTAAAAAAATGAGGAAACACTTCTGAACGatacttcataaaataaatccaagtcattctagagtaatcatccacaaaagtgataaaatatttGAATCCAGTCTTAGATCCAACTGGAAATGGACCCCAAATATctgaatgaactaattcaaaagcaTACTTAACTCGTTTATTGACTCTAGGACTTAAAGAGTTTCGatgatgttttgcaaaatgacatgACTCATATTCTAGTAAAGATATCTCGTGAAATTGAGGGCATAGCTTCTTTAAAACCGGTAAAGAAGGGTGTCCCATCCGATAATGTGCTTCAAACGGAGATACAACACTGGAAGATTGAGGCATTCATGCATCCAAAATGTAGAGACCCCTATATATATGTCatttaccaataatctgctttgttacaaaattttgaatgaaacaatgatcagaaaaaaaggaaacacaacaatttaggtctttggtaagtttattcacatatattaaattaaaggcaAAATTAGGTAAAGTTAGCACAAATGATAGGGTAATAGAAGGAGTAGATTTAATCATCCCAGAACCCTCAACAATATAGGTTGACCTATCAGCTATAATAACAGGAAAATGTACTTTATGAGATCGAAAGCTAGTAAAAGTATGAGAATTACCTATCATGTGATCCGTGGTACCAGAATCAATGACCAATTTATATGAAGAGGAAATAAGACATGTTTTACCTGTCTCAACCGCTACTGAAGACGTtaggataattttaataatatgggtcTTATTGTCAGAAACCATTTCAACCAAAATCCTATACTCTTATATCTTCAAACAATTAAAAGAAGATAACAAAACCTAATTCAGtgaacaatataaaaaaaatgcatCCACCCAATACCCAAATGGCAAACGAACCAGGGATTTGATAAGAGGGCTGGAAGGTGACTTCAGCGTCCTCCCTGGGTGGACAGTGAGAGATAAATATTATTCTAGATGGATaatacaaaagaaaaaataaaatttgatgagagagaaaaaataaaatctctacgGAAATAACTCTGATACTATGTAATAAGATAATGAATAATTGGGCAATTTCAGTATTTTTTTTCCATTGATGTAAGTGGATATATATACAGATTATAAGGTCTTGTTAAGATAACTCCTAATAATtctctatcaatcaattagtcTATAATTATGTAATTTCCTATAAGTATGTACAAATTATATTCATATTCTAACACTTTTCATCTTTCACATGATTATGAAGGATTGTGTGATAGTTACATATATCCACTTTGATGGGACGTTAAAGAGCTGCATATGGCAGATGACAATAACTATATTTCTCATGTATAGATGACAGTTCATGACTGTTAGAGAGGAGGAAGGTGCCTTTCCACCACCCATAATAAATTGGGACAGATAGGGAGACATTGTAAAGAATACCCAATTTAATGTGCTTATTTTTTATGCAATTTCAAGATTGTCTCTTGTGCTTGTTCAAACACATAACCCAGAAATGAAAGCACCAGCACCACAAGAGATGTCGTATTATGATCATGTCAAGAAACGCCATGAACAGAAAGGCTGCCCCTACGCCTTGTCAGTAcatttctttctcttctctttttacTCTTTATATATAGAGTGGTTTATTGGCTTTGTGTTGTATATCTGTTGCAGTTTCTTCACTCTATGCTGCTGCTTTTGCTGCTATGAGGGCTGcgactgctgctgctgctgcgcTCGTCGAAGAGCTGGTTGAATTGAGAAACAAAACTGAAGGTTTTGCTGTTTAGTTTTAAGTTATTATCATTTGTGAATTGCTATTGAAGAATTCTTCTCATAAGCGGCCGATTGTCCAGTAGATTTCATCTGTCTGAGATTGCTTCTGCTCCTTGTACTGCTGTTGTTGCTatgtttttaagaaattaagaGTTTTCTTCTCCACCTTTGCACTGATTTTGTGTCAAAAGAAGATCTGCCCcctttgaaaatattttctattatttatttttaatttaaaacttaaaatacattaattaatttatatataaaaatattaatgatattctcaaaatataaaaaaatggtttagattctattttgaccaaaaaacaatattttttatcaattataaaaCTGTATTTTTATCTTACAATAACTCTTTCATCTTGACATATTTTAACCAATCGAATcagtataatttaaattaatttaaataatttttaaatttattttctactcGAGTCAaaaagattaatttaaattatttaataattttatattaactattatatacgatttaaattttttctattttgatgatgtggattctATCCCACAACCAAAGCAGTTGAATCTCacatattaatttttcttactatctaaaaaatttatattgcaTTCGTATTAGAGGGTGTTTAAAGAAAGGAGAAAGAACATGTAAATGATGAGAACAAGAAGAagactttaatttaaaattaagattattgatattaatattataattagtattaaaaatatgattatGAGATAAGTATGAGAAGAATTAACGAGAGCCGCCATACTCGAAGGAAATTAATTTACAACCA
Encoded proteins:
- the LOC110625538 gene encoding auxin-responsive protein IAA17 — encoded protein: MNFKETELTLALPGESRSLKEINGGKTGTKRGFLETVDLNLGSSRADCGDRDRNESENDVSTAAKPPAAKAQVVGWPPVRGYRKNAMKSCKYVKVAVDGAPYLRKVDLEMYNTYEQLLSALEDMFSCFPIRNYLNDRKIVNGVEYAPTYEDKDGDWMMLGDVPWKMFVESCKRLRLMKSSEAIGLAPRTPSKCSSTSE
- the LOC110625551 gene encoding pyridoxal 5'-phosphate synthase-like subunit PDX1.2; protein product: MSDTDIEIPVVDSFADNNGEEVQENLFSVKVGFAQSMLVSGGQVIVEVTNAEEAKIAEESGAACCVVHQERRMPDLSIVRKIKRAVSIPVMVRIRVGHFVEAWILEAAGVDYIDESELMGYAANETYISKQYFRVPFACTCKNLKQALARIKEGAAIIWIQGDQEGSLLNETVDNVKSIMQTTSNLKNCNQDEVSTFAKEMDASDELVREIREMGKLPVVQIAMGGIETPADAALMMHLGCDGVCIRSEIFEFEHAYSWNPSKRIRAMVKAVEHYDNPRVLAECSNTEEDDDTEDLV